Part of the Cellulomonas hominis genome, TGGTCGATCGCCCGCCGGCACGGCGCCCACGTGCTCGACCTGTGGGGCATGCGGCACCTGCACGACTGGCGGATGTGGGCGCCGGACCGGATCCACCTCACCACCGAGGGGCACGCCCGGGTGGCGCAGGGGGCGCTGGCCGCGCTCGGCCTGACCCCCGACGACCCGCGCTGGGACGAGCCGCTCGCTCCGCAGCCCCGCGTGCCCCGCGCGGAGCAGGCGCGGCTCGACGCGCAGTGGTTGCGGCTGTACGCCTACCCCTGGGCGACCCGGCGGCTGCGGGGCCGGTCGTCGGGCGACACCCGCGTCCCGAAGCTCCCGGTGCTCACCGAGGTCTGAGCGTCAGCCGGCCGCGGGCTCGTCCGTGACCAGCGCGAGGGACACCCCGGACAGCTCCTCGACCGGGACCGCCCCGCCGTCGAGCGCCACGACGGTGCTCGGCGTGGTCACCGGGGCGCGGCCCTCCGCGAGCGCCTCGTCCTGCGCCCCGTGCAGCGTCACCTCGACCTCGCGGCCGGCGCAGCCGTCGGGCACGCCGGACAGCGACGCCCGGGTCACCGCGTAGCCGCCGAGCGCGGCGTCGTAGCTCACGTCGTACCCGACGCTGATCGCGCTGACCACGCATGTGCCGGAGGGGGCGAGCTCGCCGCCGTCCCAGGTCAGGGCGCGGGCCATCGACACCGCGAGACCCGCGCACCCCAGCCACGCCAGGGTCACCCCCGCCGCACGGCGGGTGCGGACGTGCTCGTGCGCCATCGGCGCCCCCTCCATGGACCTGCCCGGTCGATCCGTCGACCTGAGAGGCCCATCGTCGGGCGGGTGGCGCGTCTGAGCATCCGGAGCGGGAGTCCACCCGTCCGGGGGACGGCGTCACGCCTTGCTGGCGCAGATGCTGAACGTCTGGGGGGCGCCGTCGCGCACGCCGTAGGTGGGCCAGCCCTTCGGGGTGACGCGCCAGGTGGTCCCGCGCACGTTGCTGAGGGCGAGGTCCGACCCGCGGTCCGTGCTCAGCGACCCCCAGCCGACCGTCAGGCCCTTCGCGGCGAAGTACGCGGCGAGCGGCGCGAGGTCCACGTCGGCGGTCCACCCGGCGAAGAACTCCGGCGTCCCGGTCACGGAGACGGTCGTGGGGAGGCAGGCGTAGCCCTCGTTGCCGGTGACGGCCCCGGAGGTCTGGCTGTACGCGAGCGCCGGGTCCACCAGGGGCGGCGGCAGGTTGTCGTGGCAGACGGTGACGGTGAACGACTGCCCGGCCGTGAGCGTGGTGCTGCGGGCCGTGCCGCCGACCGAGACCACGCCGTCGACGGGGTCCGGGTCGAGCACGCCCGCCCACCACGGGTCCACCCGGAACCCGGAGCCGGACGTGACCCCGTTGAACGGCCTCTGGTCGAGGTGCAGGTCGATCTGCCACCGCGTGCCCGCGGCACCGGACACCGGCACGGAGACGCAGGCGTGCGCACCGGCCACGTTGATCCGGGTCCAGGTCAGCGCGCCGAAGTCCGTGCCCGCCCCGGGAGTCACCGGGCCGGCCGCGGCACCGGACGGCGCGGTCCACGTCACGGGCAGCCCCCAGGTCCCCACCGTCAGCGCGACGCCCGCGGCGCGGGACGTGGCGTACGCCGGGACGGTGACCGTGGTGCTGTCGGCGGACGCGAGCGTCACGGTGGTGTCGGTGGTCGCCAGCGGGGTGCCGTCGGACGCGTACAGGCGCAGGGTCGCCGGGAGCCCGCGGCACGGGACGGGCACGCCGGAGAGCACGACGCTCGTGATCGTGCCGCTCCTGCCGCCGGTGCCGGCGGCCACGGCGGCGGTGCTGCACGGCGTCGCGCTCGCGGTGGTGATGTTCCCGGCGGTGACGCCGAGTCGCGCGGCGCTGGCCGGGGAGAGCAGCAGGACCACGAGCACGGCGACGGCCCCCGCGACGACGGCCGCGAGGCGGCGCGCCGTCATGCCGCGACCGCCGGCTCCGGGGCCGGCGTCCCGCGGTCGTCCTCCGTCGGGTCCTCGGGGCGGCTCGGCCACAGCAGCACGCCGACCGCGGCGACGACCAGCGACAGCCAGGCCCACGGGTCGAGCAGCAGCATCGCCACCCGGCCGACGCCGGGCACGTGCAGCCGCGCGATGCCGAGGACGTCGTCGCCGTGGATGCGCCACGGGTCGAGGAAGTCGTTGTTGTCGCCCTGGATGGTCAGCCCGTCGCGCTCGTCGCCGGCGACGACGCGGTGGATGATCCGGCCCTCGTCGAACCCCGGCGGGACGTAGACGACGACGTCCCCGACCTCGGGGGTGCCGCAGCGGGAGACCACGAGGTCGCCGGTGTGGTACGTCGGCTCCATCGAGTGGCCCGAGACGATGGTGAGGGTCGTGCAGCCCCCGAGCGTGCTGGGCCAGCCGAACCAGACCAGCACGCCGACGATGCCGGCGGTCAGCACCCAGCCGAGGGCCGAGCGGAGGCGCGCGGGCGCGCCGGAGGTCCGGTGCGGGGCATCGGGGATGCCCGCACCGGACCCGTCGGTGCGCCGCGCGCGGATCTCAGGCTCCGGTGGCGCCCGTGATGACGACGGCGGCACCGAGGACGGCGGACGCCTTGATCGCGGTCGTGCCGCCGGTGCGCGTCACGGTGACGTCGCGGTCGCCGGTGCCGGTGGTCGGCACGGCGGCGGTGTAGCTGCCGAGGGCGGCACCGGTGCCGAGCTCGGGGTTCGCGTCGAGCAGGTCCACCGTGACGGCCTGGCCCGCGCAGCTCGCCGAGACACCCGTGAGCTTCACGGTGTCGACGACGTAGCCCTTGTTCGCGGCGGAGAAGCTGGTCCCGAAGGCGATCTTGACGCCGTCCGTGTCGCAGGACGCCACCACGGAGGTGCCGGCGCCGAGCGAGTTCGGGGTGACGTTCAGCTGCGCGGCGGACGCGAGGCCCAGGCCGGCGATGCCGAGCGCGGCGACGGTGATGGCGACGACCTTGCGGCGGGTGGTGGGTCGACGGGTGGCGGACATGGGGCACTCCTCGCGGACGGCGGCTCGGGGGACCGGCGCGCCCGCGGAGCCGGTGGGACGGGAACGCGCCTTCCGCGAGGTCCGGAGGGGGGCTCCGGCGGTCGCGGCTGCCGCACCGTAGGTCCCGGCGGGCGGCGCCAGGACCACCCGGTTGGGTGCCAGCACCCACCCGGGTGCACGTCAATTGCGAAGTTGCACCTGATACCCACGCAATTCAGACAAGTCGGGCGGGTGAAATCGGTCGCGCGGCTGGTCAGACCGCTGCAGCACGCAGGGATTCCACCGGAAGGTGGGCGACCACCTGGGTGCCGTCCCCCGGAACGGACGTCACCCGGAGGTCTCCTCCCACGAGACGGAGCCGGTCCTCCAGCCGGGCGGTGCCGGAGGACGCGCCGGCGTCCGCGCCGAAGCCCACGCCGTCGTCCGCGACCTGCACCTCCAGCCCGCTGCCGACCACCGAGACCCGGACGTCGACGACCTCCGCCTCGCCGTGCCGCAGCGCGTTGGTCACCGCCTCCTCCACCACCCGCACGGCGAGCAGCCGCTCCGCGCGGGTGAGCTGCGGGTCCGCCGGGTCGTCCAGCGCCCGCACCTCGTCGCTGACGCCGAGCCGGGTGTTCACGGTCGTCGGGATCCGCCCGAGCAGCGCCCGGATGGCGGGCACCATGCCGACCTCGAGCTGGTCCGGGTAGAGCATCCGGGACGTCGCCCGCACGTCGGTCTCCCGCACCAGCTCGATCTGCTCGCGGACCTCCCGCAGCAGCGCCAGGTCCTCCTCGGTCGCCGTCCCCGACACCAGCCGGTCCAGCAGCCGGTCGAGCCGGGCGACGATCAGCACCAGGCGCTGCTGCATGCTGCCGTGCAGGCCCTCCGCCACCTCGCGCCGGACCCGGACCTCCTCGTACTGCAGGGCCTGGAGCGCGAGCTCGATCTGCAGCCGTCCCTGCGCCGCCGCCTGCACCTGCGCCCGCAGGCGCCGCTGGGAGAGCATCGCCGCGACCCCCATGGCCCCCGCGATCCACGCGACCACCGCGCCGCTGGTGAGCTCCGTGAGCACGACCGTCTCGGACGGGTGCCGGTAGACGCCGAGGGCGACCTGCGCGCCCACCCGCATCCCGGCGGCGACGACGCCCGCGCCCAGCACCGCGGACACCACGGCCGCCCGGCCGCGCTGGGGCCGCGGGACGCCCGTGGCCGCGAGGATCGTCAGCAGCGAGACGACCGCCACGAGGTTCGCGGCGATCCGCAGCCCCACCGGGACGAACCCGCCCTGGTTGCCGTACACCCACGTGGTCTGCGCCGCGGCCCCGACCGCGAACACGCTCAGCACCGTCCCGGCCGCCAGCAGCAGCATCCGCCGGTCCGCGCGGACCGCAGCGGGCCCGTCCGCCACCGCAGCCGGCATGTTCGTGTCCCCCATCCGTGGGTGCGATCGCGCGCCGACCCGCACGCCACGGGTCCCACCGACCATACTGTCCGAGATGTCCGAACCCACATCTGCGCCCGTCCGGGTGGTCGTCGTCGAGGACCAGCCGCTGTTCCGGTCCATGCTCGAGCTGACCCTCGGCAACGCCGACGCCGTCCGCGTCGTCGCGTCGGTCGGCACGGTCAAGGAGGCCGTGGCCGCGCTGCGGCCCGGTGCGGCCGACGTCGCCGTCCTGGACATCGACCTGCCCGACGGCAACGGCATCGCGCTCGGCGTGACGCTGCGGCGGCACCAGCCACGGCTCGGCATCCTGCTGCTCTCGGCGCACGACGCGATGGACCTGCTGCTCGACCTCCCCCAGGACGTCGCGAGCGGCTGGTCGTACCTGTCGAAGACCTCGTCCACCAGCGCGCAGACGCTCGTGGCGGCCATCCGGTCCGCCGCCGCGGGGCACACCACGCTCGACCCCGCGCTGCTCGACCGGATGGCGCCGCGCGCCGGCTCGGCGGTGTCCCGGCTGACCGACCGGCAGTACGCGGTGCTGCGGCTGCTCGCGCAGGGCCTGTCGAACGCGGGGATCGGCGAGGCGCTCGCGATCACCGAGAAGTCGGTGCAGAACCACATCAACGGCATCTACGGGACGCTCGGCATCGACGCCGACCCCTCGCGCAACCCGCGTGTCACCGCCGCGCTGCGGCTGCTGGAGGAGACCGGCCGGGCGTCCTGACCCCTCGACGGGACCCGGCCCGCGGCGGGGCGGCACCGCCGCCGGCTCTGCTCGACCACCCGGGAGGCGCCGGTGCCCGTACCCGACCACCCCGCTGGTGGAGCGGCTCGTGCCCGGAGGCGGCCGCGGTCCGGGCACGGAAAAGCCCTCGGCCGCGCAGGGGGCAGGCGACCGAGGGCGTGACCACTGTAACCCACGCCCGAGCCCGCCGGGAGACGTCTCACCCGATCGGATGCCACGAATCGTGTCGCGTCAGCCGTCGGACGCCGTGTAGGCCTTCCCCGGCCAGTAGGCCCACTCCTCGAAGTGCTCGGCGCGCCCGTCCGGGGCGAACCGCAGCACCCACAGGTCGCGGTACTCGCGGGGCTCGTCGCCGCCGTACCGCACCTCGGCCCGCACGACCGCGTCCACGCCCTCGACGGCCACGACCTCGGCGTCCATCGTGAACGGCGTGGGGTCGGGCCAGAACTCCCGGATGGCCGCGAGGCCCTCGAGCGCCGGCTCGTACGGCGAGCGCAGGTACCGGGCGTCGTCGGTGAAGAGGGCGCCCACCGCCTCGACGTCGTCCTCGCGCCAGGCCCGCTCGTAGGCGGCCACCCAGCCCATCACGTCCGCGCGCTCCATGCGTCCCCCGCTCGTCGGTCCGGCGTCCCATCGTGCGCCGCGGGCGGGGTCCCGTCGAGTGCGGGCCTCCGCCGTCGGGAGCGGCAGGGGCACGACGGCCCGCGGGCGACGGTTGCCCCGGGCGCTCGTCGACGCGGGCGGCTGCACCCGAACGGGTGGTCGCGCCCTGCGCGCCGTCCTCGCCCGTCGCGGCCGCCGCCCGCCCTGACCTGCGAGGACGGCAGGGTCGGCGCGTCCGGCGCCCCGGAGTCGGCCAACGCGGTCGCGAATCCACCCAAATCGGCTCAAATCGTCCTCATAGGATGCGCACAACCAGTCCCCGAACGACGAGGTCCGCGTGCGCATCCGGCTCATCCCGCTGCCCGACGTCACCGACGCCGACGTCGCGGCGTGGCGGCGGCTCGCCGAGGACGCCGCCGAGCCCAACCTGTACCTCGACCCCCGGTTCCTCGTCCCGGCACGGGACCGCGGGCCGGACGCAGCCGCCGTGCAGGTGCTCGTGGTCGAGGACGCCGGGGAGTGGCTGGCCGCCCTCGCGGTCACCCCCCGGGCCGTCGGCGGGCGGGTCGCGCTGCGCACCACCACCACCGGCGGCGAGTTCATGGCGGTGCACGCCGACCGGCACCACCCCCTCGTCCGCGCCGGCCGCGCGGCCGAGGCCCTCGACGCCCTGCTCCGCGGCCCCGCGGCCGTCGGGCTGCC contains:
- a CDS encoding signal peptidase I: MLTAGIVGVLVWFGWPSTLGGCTTLTIVSGHSMEPTYHTGDLVVSRCGTPEVGDVVVYVPPGFDEGRIIHRVVAGDERDGLTIQGDNNDFLDPWRIHGDDVLGIARLHVPGVGRVAMLLLDPWAWLSLVVAAVGVLLWPSRPEDPTEDDRGTPAPEPAVAA
- a CDS encoding sensor histidine kinase, producing the protein MPAAVADGPAAVRADRRMLLLAAGTVLSVFAVGAAAQTTWVYGNQGGFVPVGLRIAANLVAVVSLLTILAATGVPRPQRGRAAVVSAVLGAGVVAAGMRVGAQVALGVYRHPSETVVLTELTSGAVVAWIAGAMGVAAMLSQRRLRAQVQAAAQGRLQIELALQALQYEEVRVRREVAEGLHGSMQQRLVLIVARLDRLLDRLVSGTATEEDLALLREVREQIELVRETDVRATSRMLYPDQLEVGMVPAIRALLGRIPTTVNTRLGVSDEVRALDDPADPQLTRAERLLAVRVVEEAVTNALRHGEAEVVDVRVSVVGSGLEVQVADDGVGFGADAGASSGTARLEDRLRLVGGDLRVTSVPGDGTQVVAHLPVESLRAAAV
- a CDS encoding response regulator transcription factor, giving the protein MSEPTSAPVRVVVVEDQPLFRSMLELTLGNADAVRVVASVGTVKEAVAALRPGAADVAVLDIDLPDGNGIALGVTLRRHQPRLGILLLSAHDAMDLLLDLPQDVASGWSYLSKTSSTSAQTLVAAIRSAAAGHTTLDPALLDRMAPRAGSAVSRLTDRQYAVLRLLAQGLSNAGIGEALAITEKSVQNHINGIYGTLGIDADPSRNPRVTAALRLLEETGRAS
- a CDS encoding YybH family protein, which gives rise to MERADVMGWVAAYERAWREDDVEAVGALFTDDARYLRSPYEPALEGLAAIREFWPDPTPFTMDAEVVAVEGVDAVVRAEVRYGGDEPREYRDLWVLRFAPDGRAEHFEEWAYWPGKAYTASDG